A window of Deinococcus aquaedulcis genomic DNA:
GTCCAGCAGCAGCAGGCCCGGGCGCGTGACCAGGGCGCGGGCCAGGGCCACCCGCTGGCGCTGCCCGCCCGAGAGTTCATGCGGGCGCCGGCCCTCGTAGCCGGCGAGGCCCACCTGCCGCAGGGCGTCGGCCACGCGGCTCTGGCGTTCGGCGCGGGGGCCGGCGCGCAGGCCAAAGGCCACGTTGCCCGCCACGGTCAGCCACGGAAAGAGCGCGGGTTCCTGCTGCACCAGTGTCAGGCGCGGGTGGGGCCCCCGGATGGTTTCGCCGCCCAGGGTGATCTGCCCGGTCTGCGGGCGTAGAAAGCCCGCCAGCAGCGACAGCAGGGTGCTCTTGCCGCTGCCGGACGGGCCCACCACACACAGGAATTCGCCGGCTGCCACATGCAGGTTCAGCGGCCCCACCCCGGCGCCGGTGGCTTTGCGGCCGTGGTAGCGGTAGGTCACGCCGTCCAGCGTCAGGGGAGCCCCACCGCGCGCGGCGGCAGAAGCGGCAGCAGGCCCGGCAGCATTCATGGTGGTGGTCATTGTGGCACCTCCAGGCCGTAGTCGCGGCGCACCCGGCCCTCGAAGGTGCGCAGCAGGGCGTCAAACAGGCCGCCAATCAGGCCAATGATGATGATGGTGGCCAGCACCAGCGCCACGTTGGCTGTGTTGCGGCCCACTTCCAGCTGCTCGCCCAGGCTGGCGACCCCGCCGATCAGGAGTTCCCCGCCCACCAGGGCCCGCCACGCGAAGCTCCAGGCAGTGCGCAGCCCGGTCAGGATGTTGGGCAGCGAGGCGGGCAGCAGCACCCGCAGGGTCAGGCCCAGCGAGTTTGCTCCCAGCGTGCGCCCGGCCACGCGCAGGGCGGGCGGCACGTTCAGCAGCGCGCCCGACACCGCCAGGGCCATGGGAATGAACCCTTCCAGAATCACCACGGCCAGCGCGGCGCGTTCATTCAGGCCGAAAAACAGAATGGCAAACGGCACAAAGGCAATGCTGGGCACGCTCTGAATGCCCGTCAGGTACGCGCCCAGGGTGGTGCGCAGGGGCCGCCACGCGCCCATCAGCAGGCCCACCAGTACCCCCAGCGCCACCGCGATCAGGTAGCCGGTCAGCATCCGGCGCAGGCTGCCGCCGATGGCCGACAGCAATTTGCCGTCCTGCGGGCCACTGCCCCACAGCCCGTAGCTGATCTCGGTCCAGACCGCCTTGGGCCCCGGAAACACGTAGGGCGGGTACAGCTTCAGCACGTCGGTGAGCAGCCACCACACGCCCAGAATCAGCACGAGGCCCAGCAGTTGCCAGCCCAGCGCCACCCAGCGCGAGGGGCCGCGCGCCGGGCGGCCAGGGCCCGCATGGTCAAGCGTGGTCATGTCCAGGCCTCACTTGCGAAGAAACGGAGTGAGGTCCGGGGCGCTGCGGGCGTAGCCGGCTTCCACGTTCAGGGCGGCGTATTCCTTGAGGGCCGCCGGGTCCAGCGCGGTGGTGAAGCGCGTGCGGGCAAAGGCGCGCTGCAGCACGCGGGGATCAATCTTGGCGCCCGTCAGGGCCAGCAGCTGCTTGTTGACCGCCGCCTGGGCCGCCGCCGGGCTCTTGTTGATGAACGCCACGGCGTCGGTGTGCGCTTTGAGGAACGCGGTGACCAGCGCCGGGTTGGCCTGGGCGAACCTGGCATTCACAATCACGATGGTGGTGGGGTAGTTGCCGCCCCGCCACACGGTTTTTTCCGTGCCAATGATGCGGTGGCCCTGCGCTTCCAGCACCGCGCCCCAGGGCTCGGGGACCAGCGTGGCCTCCACGCGTTTGGCCGCAAAGGCAGCGATCACGTCGGCGGGAGCCACAGGCGTGATGGTCACGCTGCCGCCGTCGGTTTTGGGCTTCAGGCCGTTCTCGTTCAGGATGTGGCGCAGGCTGATGTCCTGGGTGTTGCCCAGGGTGGGCACCGCCACGGTCTTGCCGGCCAGGTCCTTGTAGCTCTTGATGGCGCTGTCCTTGCGCGCCACCAGTACGGCGCCTGCCTCGCTGGCCCCGGCGATGATCTGCACTGGCATGCCGCGCCCGATGGCATTGATGGCCGGCCCCGGCCCGATGTAGGCGATGTCAATCTGCCCGG
This region includes:
- a CDS encoding ABC transporter ATP-binding protein; protein product: MTTTMNAAGPAAASAAARGGAPLTLDGVTYRYHGRKATGAGVGPLNLHVAAGEFLCVVGPSGSGKSTLLSLLAGFLRPQTGQITLGGETIRGPHPRLTLVQQEPALFPWLTVAGNVAFGLRAGPRAERQSRVADALRQVGLAGYEGRRPHELSGGQRQRVALARALVTRPGLLLLDEPFSALDHATRTTLADELLTLWRQSGVTVVFVTHQLDEALHLGQRIVALRDGEVALDAPASQTSVTELQRLLRV
- a CDS encoding ABC transporter permease — encoded protein: MTTLDHAGPGRPARGPSRWVALGWQLLGLVLILGVWWLLTDVLKLYPPYVFPGPKAVWTEISYGLWGSGPQDGKLLSAIGGSLRRMLTGYLIAVALGVLVGLLMGAWRPLRTTLGAYLTGIQSVPSIAFVPFAILFFGLNERAALAVVILEGFIPMALAVSGALLNVPPALRVAGRTLGANSLGLTLRVLLPASLPNILTGLRTAWSFAWRALVGGELLIGGVASLGEQLEVGRNTANVALVLATIIIIGLIGGLFDALLRTFEGRVRRDYGLEVPQ
- a CDS encoding ABC transporter substrate-binding protein, with the translated sequence MTRLALTLALALALPSLASAQEAQSVRLGFFPNLTHAPALVGLERGTFQKALGKVKLEPKEFVSGTTLTEAFAAGQIDIAYIGPGPAINAIGRGMPVQIIAGASEAGAVLVARKDSAIKSYKDLAGKTVAVPTLGNTQDISLRHILNENGLKPKTDGGSVTITPVAPADVIAAFAAKRVEATLVPEPWGAVLEAQGHRIIGTEKTVWRGGNYPTTIVIVNARFAQANPALVTAFLKAHTDAVAFINKSPAAAQAAVNKQLLALTGAKIDPRVLQRAFARTRFTTALDPAALKEYAALNVEAGYARSAPDLTPFLRK